The Pedococcus dokdonensis region ACGCACACGACGGTGACGTCGGCGGGACCGCCTGCGGCGGCGACCGCCTCGGAGAGGCCGAGCGGGCTACGGGCGTCGGCGATGACGACCTCGTCGGCCAGACCGGTCCCGGAGAGCAGGTCGGCCTCGCGCTGGAAGGGCACGACCGCGATGCGCCGCCGTGCGCCGGCGTCGGCTGCGGCGGCGAGCGACAGCGAGCCGGACTTCCCGGCCCCGCCCAGGACGGCCACGGTCGGCGCGAGCCCGCGCTCGACATACTCGCCGACGACGCGGGCGACCAGCGCCGGGGCGCCGCACACGTCCATGACCATCAGGGCCAGGGCGGGGTCGAGGTCGTCAGGGAGCTGGGCCGCGATGGACCGACCGAAGAGGATGGCGTGGCCCTCGGCCGGGACCCGCTCGGAGCGGCCGTCCCAGCCGGCCAGCTCATCGGTGATGACCAGCGGGGTGAGCGACAGGGACACGAGGGTGGCGACCCGGTCCCCCACGGACAGGCCAAGAGTCGACTCGGGGCCGACCTCGTCGACCGTGCCGATCAGCATGCCGCCCGACCCGGTCACGGGGTTCTGCATCTTGCCGCGGTCGGCGACGATGTCGAGCACCTCGCGTCGGACCGCCGCACCGTCCCCGGAGTGCTTCTCGGTGAGCTGGCGGAACGAGGCGGCATCGAGGTTGAGCGTGTCGAGGGAGATCCGCACCTCGTCCGGCCACAGCTGCGGCGAGGCGTCCAGCCGCGCCGCTGCCTGCGGCAGGCTCGCTCCGGCTGGTTCGAGCACGCGGTGCAGACCCACCGGCGAGGACGGCGTGGGCCGACGTTCGTTCGTCGCAGCCACAGAATCTCCCATCAACAGCGACACACGCCGCAAGAGTTACGGCCATTGGTCGATTTCATCGGAACCTGTCCCGTATCCTGCCATGCATGAGCACCGCGATCGAGCAGCCCTACGTCTACCGGCACCGCGAGCTGGTGGAGCCCGACTGGACCCGTTTCCCGGGCTGGCGTGACGTCACGGCCGCGGACTGGGCCAGCGCCCAGTGGCAGCGCGCCCACTGCGTCAAGAACCTCAAGCAGCTGCGCGAGCTGATGGGCGACCTGCTCACCGAGGCCTTCTACGCCGACCTCGAGCGCGACCAGGCCGAGCGGGCCACGATGTCGATGCTCGTGCCTCCGCAGATGATGAACACCATGGTCAGCGAGATGACCTGGGCCGACGGCACCATGCCGGCTGCCGGGGCGGAGTTCACCCGGGCCTTCTACGCCGACCCCATCCGCCGCTACATGCTCCCGGTCTTCTCCGACCGGCGCACCGACTGGCCGTCCCACCCGCACGCCACCCGCGACAGCCTGCACGAGCACGACATGTGGGCCGTCGAGGGACTGACCCACCGCTACCCCACCAAGGTGCTGGCGGAGATGCTGCCGACCTGTCCGCAGTACTGCGGCCACTGCACCCGCATGGACCTCGTCGGCAACTCGACGGCCGTGATCGACAAGCTCAAGCTCACCGGCAAGCCCGTCGACCGCTATGCCGCGATGCTCGACTACCTGCAGCGCACCCCGCAGGTCCGCGACGTGGTGGTGTCCGGTGGTGACGTCGCGAACATGCCCTGGAAGAACCTCGAGGGCTTCCTCGACAAGCTCCTCGACGTCGACAACATCCGCGACATCCGGCTCGCCACCAAGGCGCTGATGGGCCTGCCCCAGCACTGGCTGCAGCCCGACGTCGTCGAGGGCGTGGCCCGCGTCTCCGCGAAGGCCCGCTCCCGCGGCGTCTCGATCGCGATCCACACGCACGTCAACAACGCCCAGTCCGTGACCCCGCTCGTGGCCGACGCGGCGAAGGCGATGCTCGAGGCCGGGGTCCGCGACGTGCGCAACCAGGGTGTGCTCATGCGCGGCGTCAACGACACGACCGAGCAGCTGCTCGACCTGTGCTTCGCGCTCCAGGACGACGCGATGATCACGCCCTACTACTTCTACATGTGCGACATGATCCCGTTCTCCGAGCACTGGCGGCTGTCGCTGGCCGAGGCGCAGCACCTGCAGCACTCGATGATGGGCTACCTGCCCGGGTTCGCGACCCCGCGCATCGTCTGCGACGTGCCGTTCGTCGGCAAGCGCTGGGTGCACCAGGTCGACAGCTACGACACCGAGCGCGGGATGTCGTTCTGGCGCAAGAACTACCGCACCTCCATCGAGGGTGCGGACACCGACGCACTGTCGCGCGACTACGTCTACTACGACCCGATCTACACGCTGCCCGAGGCAGGTCAGCAGTGGTGGCGCGACGAGGGCGACCACGAGGCCGCCCACGCGGTTGCCGTCGAGCGCGCGGCCGCGAGCCGCGAGGCTTCGCTGGTCTGAGCTTTCAGGTCTGAGCCGGGGCGAGACGGGCGGTGGTTGGGACAGGGGTCCTCCACCGCCCGTCATCGGTGTGGCGGTTGCCTGGTGTGACGAGGTCGACGTGAGACGTGCGTATGCCGCGTCGCCGGGTTTCGCTAGGTTGCTCCCGTGACTGCTATCGCCATCCCCCGCAAGCGTGTCCTCGCCGACTACGTCCCCGCCGTCGCCGGTATCCCCGCGTCGGTCGGCGCCCGGGTCCGCGACCTGGCCCTCGTCGCCGCAGGTGCCGGGTTCATCGGCCTGCTGGCCCAGTGGAGCGTCCCGCTGCCGGGTACGCCTGTCCCCCTGACCCTCGGCACCTTCGCCGTCCTGCTGACCGGGGCCTCGCTCGGTGGCGTCCGTGCCCTCCTGAGCGTCGGCACCTACCTCGTGGCCGGTGGGCTCGGGGTCAACTGGTTCGCGGGCCACAGGGAGGGCTGGGGCGGCGCCACGTTCGGCTACATCATCGGCTACGTCGTCGCGGCCACCCTCGTCGGCTGGCTGGCCCAGCGCGGTGGTGACCGCACGGTGGCCAAGACCGTGGTCACGATGGTGCTCGGCAACCTGGTCATCTACGCCGTGGGCGTCGCCTGGCTGATGAACGTGACCGGCCTGGACCTGTCGGCCGGGCTGAAGGCCGGCATGACCCCGTTCCTCATCGGTGACGCCGTCAAGATCGCCGCCGCGGCAGGAGTGCTTCCCGCAGCGTGGGCTCTGGTCAAGCGCGTCGAGAAGCGCTGAGCTTGGCCGCTGGCACTCCGGCCACGACGGCCCTGACCCGACTCGGGCTGGCCTTCGAGCTGCACCCCTACGACCACGACCCCGCGGCGGCTTCCTACGGACTGGAGGCCGCCGCGGCCTTGTCCGTGCCGCCGGCGCAGGTCTTCAAGACGCTGCTCGTCGCCGGCGACTCCGGCCTCTGCGTGGGCGTTGTCCCGGTCGACCGGCAGCTCGACCTGAAGGCCATCGCCGCCGCGCTGGGTCTGAAGAAGGTCGCGATGGCCCAGCCCGCTGAGGCGGAACGCTCGACCGGCTACGTCGTGGGCGGCATCTCCCCCATCGGCCAGCGCAAGACGCTGCGCACGGTCGTCGACTCCTCGGCCCTCGAGTTCGACCGCGTCTACGTCTCCGGCGGACGCCGCGGGCTCGACCTCTCGCTGTCCCCCGCCGACCTGCTGACGGCGACCAGGGCTCAGGTGGCGTCGATTGCTCGCTGAGGTCGTGCCCGCACGTGCATCCGCTCCCCCTGGGGTCCGAAGATGCTGAGCAGCTCGACCGGCTTGTCGTCGGCGCAGCCGAACCAGTGCGGCACTCGGGTGTCGAACTCGGCGACCTCGCCGGGGCCGAGGACGAGGTCGTGCTCGCCGAGCACCAGGCGCAGCCGCCCACTGAGGACGTAGAGCCACTCGTACCCCTCGTGGGTGCCGGGGGTGGCCTCGGTGCCCTTGCTCGGTCGGACGACCTGCTTGAACGCGCGCTGCCCGCCGGTGCGGTTGGTCAAGGGGACGATCGTGCCGCCGTAGGCTTCGATCGGCCTGGCGTGCACTCGGGGGTCGCCGGTGGCCGGAGCGTCGACGAGCTCGTCGAGCGTCACGCCATAGACCCGGGCCAGCGGCAGCAGCAGCTCGAGGGTGGCCCGGCGGCCGCCCGACTCGAGACGGGACAGCGTGCTCACCGAGAGGCCGGTGTCTTCGGCGACCTGCGCGAGCGTCAGGTCCCGGGCCCCCCGGATGCTCCGTAGCCGTGATCCGAGGCCGGCGAGCTCGTCGTTTGCCATTTCCGCAACATACCTTGTCATTTCGCCGCCCGGCTCGGCACCGTGGGTGCATGGACACCAACCCGACCACAGGCTCGGCCCCCTCCCCTGGCTCCTCGCCCTCCCCTGGCTCCTCGCCCTCCCCTGGCTCCTCGCCCTCCCCTGGCTCGTCGCCCTCCGCGGCCGTAGCCCACGACCATGACGTCATCGTCGTCGGCGGAGGGGCGGCCGGCCTGGCCGCGGCCACCACCTTGGCCCGCGCCCGCCGTGACGTCCTCGTCCTCGACACGGGCGAGCCGCGCAACGCCCCGGCCCACGGCGTGCACGGTTTCCTGAGCCGCGACGGCATCTCGCCGCGCGAGCTGCTCGCAGTGGGTCGCGACGAGCTGCAGCAGTATGGCGGCCGGTACCGGCTCGTGGGTGCCACCGGTGCCAGACCGGTCGACGGTGGTTTCGAGGTGCAGCTCGAGGACGGAAGTGCGGTCACCGCGCGGCGGGTCATCGTGACCACCGGGCTGGTCGACGTCCTGCCGGAGGTTCCGGGACTGCGCGAGCACTGGGGCACCGGGGTCGTGCACTGCCCCTACTGCCACGGCTGGGAGGTCAGGGAGCGACCGCTGGTCGTCATCGCCTCCGGCCCCCTGGCGGCGCACCAGGCCTTGCTGTTCAGCCAGTGGTCCGACGACCTCACCCTGCTCCTGAACGGTCAGGAGGGGCCGACCGGCGAGGAGGCCGCCCGACTCACCGCGATCGGGGTCGAGGTCGTCGCCGGCGCGGTGCGCGAGATCCAGTCGTCGGACGGACGGGTCACCGGCGCCGTGGTCGAGTCGGATGGCGGCCCCACCGTGGTGCCGTGCGAGGCGGTCGTCGTCGGACCTCGGTTCGAGGCGCGGTCGACGGTGCTGGAGTCGCTGGGCGTGCCGACCGTCGACTTCATGATGGGTGAGCTGGCGCTGGGCACCCACGTTCCCAGCCAGCCCAACACCGGGGCGACCACCGTCGCCGGGGTGTTCGTGGCCGGCAACGTCACGGATCCTCAGCTCCAGGTGATCCACGCCGCGGGCGCGGGCGTGCGTGTCGCCGCCTGGGTCAACCTTGAGCTGGTCACCGAGGACGCCGACCGAGCCCTCGCCCTGGCTGGCCCGCAGGCGGGCTGAGCCTCACTCCCAGGGGGTCGACAGCACCACGGTGGTCCGGGTGGCGACGTTCGCCGCGGCCCGGATGCGGGCCAGCAAGGCCTCGAGGTCACCAGGGGTCCGCACCCTGGCCTTCAGGATGTAGTTCTCTTCCCCCGCCACCGAGTGGCACGCCTCGAGCTCGGTGATGTCCCTGAGCCGGTCAGGGATGTCGTCCGGCGCGGCGGGGTCGAGCGGTGAGATGGAGATGAACGCCGTGAGGGGCAGGTCCAGCGCCGTGAAGTCCACGATCGCGGCATACCCCTTGAGCACGCCGCGCTCCTCGAGCCGGCGCACCCGCTGGTGCACGGCCGAGGTGGACAGGCCCATGGCCTTGCCCAGGTCGGTGTAGCTCATCCGACCGTCGGCACGGAGGAGCTCCACGATGCGTCGGTCGAGGTCTTCCACGGCCACACCCTACTGAGGCTCCGGGCCGCTGGGGGCCGTCAGTGGCAGCATGTCGGCCATGACCTCGCCCGACGGCACCGGCCGCCTCATGCTGCTCGACAGCGCCTCCCTCTACTTCCGCGCCTACTTCGGGGTCCCCGACCAGCGCACCGACGCCTCCCAGCCGCCCACGAACGCCGTCCGCGGCTTCCTCGACATGATCGCCTCGCTGGTCACCACGCATCAGCCGACCCACTTGGTCGCGTGCTGGGACAACGACTGGCGCCCGCAGTGGCGAGTCGACCTGGTGCCGAGCTACAAGGCCCACCGGGTGACCGAGGCGCCGCCGGCCGCCGCGGCTGGCGGCGCACCCGACCAGGCACATCCGGCGTCGGACGACACGGTCGCCGAGGAAGTCCCGGACGACCTGGCCCCCCAGGTGCCGGTCATCGTCGATGCGCTGGCGGCCCTCGGCATCGCGCGGCTCGGCGCGGACGGGTTCGAGGCGGACGACGTGATCGGCACCCTCGCCACCCGGTGGGGCGGCGAGATGAACGTCGACATCGTGACCGGCGACCGCGACCTCCTGCAGCTCGTCGATGACGCGCGAGGCGTCCGGGTCCTCTACACCGGGAAGGGTGGGGTGCGGGACCCCGACCTCGCGACCCAGGACTACCTCCGGGAGCGGTATGCCGTGGAGAACGGCGACGCCTACCTGGACATGTCGGTCCTGCGCGGCGACACGAGCGACGGCCTGCCCGGCGTGAAGGGCATCGGCGACAAGACGGCTGCGCAGCTCATCGCCGAGTACGGTTCGCTCGCCGGTCTGCGGGAGGCCGTGGACTCGGGTGCCCCTGCGATCAAGGGTGCTCGGCGGGCCAACCTCGAGGCCGCGTCGGACTACCTCGACGTCGCCCCCACGGTCGTCCGCGTGGCCCGCGACGCCCCGGTGCCCGAGGCGGACCTGGCGCTGCCCACGCAGGTGGCCGACCCGGTCCTGATGAGCAAGGTGGCCAGCGAGTTCGGGGTGACCAGCTCGTTCAACCGGGTGCTCTCCGCCCT contains the following coding sequences:
- the kdd gene encoding L-erythro-3,5-diaminohexanoate dehydrogenase, coding for MAATNERRPTPSSPVGLHRVLEPAGASLPQAAARLDASPQLWPDEVRISLDTLNLDAASFRQLTEKHSGDGAAVRREVLDIVADRGKMQNPVTGSGGMLIGTVDEVGPESTLGLSVGDRVATLVSLSLTPLVITDELAGWDGRSERVPAEGHAILFGRSIAAQLPDDLDPALALMVMDVCGAPALVARVVGEYVERGLAPTVAVLGGAGKSGSLSLAAAADAGARRRIAVVPFQREADLLSGTGLADEVVIADARSPLGLSEAVAAAGGPADVTVVCVDVPGCEQPAILSTAQGGTIIFFSMATHFAAAALGAEGVAADVRMLVGNGYVPGHAAYALDLIRRDAAVRGLFEGRLED
- a CDS encoding KamA family radical SAM protein codes for the protein MSTAIEQPYVYRHRELVEPDWTRFPGWRDVTAADWASAQWQRAHCVKNLKQLRELMGDLLTEAFYADLERDQAERATMSMLVPPQMMNTMVSEMTWADGTMPAAGAEFTRAFYADPIRRYMLPVFSDRRTDWPSHPHATRDSLHEHDMWAVEGLTHRYPTKVLAEMLPTCPQYCGHCTRMDLVGNSTAVIDKLKLTGKPVDRYAAMLDYLQRTPQVRDVVVSGGDVANMPWKNLEGFLDKLLDVDNIRDIRLATKALMGLPQHWLQPDVVEGVARVSAKARSRGVSIAIHTHVNNAQSVTPLVADAAKAMLEAGVRDVRNQGVLMRGVNDTTEQLLDLCFALQDDAMITPYYFYMCDMIPFSEHWRLSLAEAQHLQHSMMGYLPGFATPRIVCDVPFVGKRWVHQVDSYDTERGMSFWRKNYRTSIEGADTDALSRDYVYYDPIYTLPEAGQQWWRDEGDHEAAHAVAVERAAASREASLV
- a CDS encoding biotin transporter BioY; translation: MTAIAIPRKRVLADYVPAVAGIPASVGARVRDLALVAAGAGFIGLLAQWSVPLPGTPVPLTLGTFAVLLTGASLGGVRALLSVGTYLVAGGLGVNWFAGHREGWGGATFGYIIGYVVAATLVGWLAQRGGDRTVAKTVVTMVLGNLVIYAVGVAWLMNVTGLDLSAGLKAGMTPFLIGDAVKIAAAAGVLPAAWALVKRVEKR
- the ybaK gene encoding Cys-tRNA(Pro) deacylase; protein product: MAAGTPATTALTRLGLAFELHPYDHDPAAASYGLEAAAALSVPPAQVFKTLLVAGDSGLCVGVVPVDRQLDLKAIAAALGLKKVAMAQPAEAERSTGYVVGGISPIGQRKTLRTVVDSSALEFDRVYVSGGRRGLDLSLSPADLLTATRAQVASIAR
- a CDS encoding helix-turn-helix domain-containing protein → MANDELAGLGSRLRSIRGARDLTLAQVAEDTGLSVSTLSRLESGGRRATLELLLPLARVYGVTLDELVDAPATGDPRVHARPIEAYGGTIVPLTNRTGGQRAFKQVVRPSKGTEATPGTHEGYEWLYVLSGRLRLVLGEHDLVLGPGEVAEFDTRVPHWFGCADDKPVELLSIFGPQGERMHVRARPQRAIDAT
- a CDS encoding NAD(P)/FAD-dependent oxidoreductase is translated as MDTNPTTGSAPSPGSSPSPGSSPSPGSSPSPGSSPSAAVAHDHDVIVVGGGAAGLAAATTLARARRDVLVLDTGEPRNAPAHGVHGFLSRDGISPRELLAVGRDELQQYGGRYRLVGATGARPVDGGFEVQLEDGSAVTARRVIVTTGLVDVLPEVPGLREHWGTGVVHCPYCHGWEVRERPLVVIASGPLAAHQALLFSQWSDDLTLLLNGQEGPTGEEAARLTAIGVEVVAGAVREIQSSDGRVTGAVVESDGGPTVVPCEAVVVGPRFEARSTVLESLGVPTVDFMMGELALGTHVPSQPNTGATTVAGVFVAGNVTDPQLQVIHAAGAGVRVAAWVNLELVTEDADRALALAGPQAG
- a CDS encoding Lrp/AsnC family transcriptional regulator, whose protein sequence is MEDLDRRIVELLRADGRMSYTDLGKAMGLSTSAVHQRVRRLEERGVLKGYAAIVDFTALDLPLTAFISISPLDPAAPDDIPDRLRDITELEACHSVAGEENYILKARVRTPGDLEALLARIRAAANVATRTTVVLSTPWE
- a CDS encoding 5'-3' exonuclease; the encoded protein is MTSPDGTGRLMLLDSASLYFRAYFGVPDQRTDASQPPTNAVRGFLDMIASLVTTHQPTHLVACWDNDWRPQWRVDLVPSYKAHRVTEAPPAAAAGGAPDQAHPASDDTVAEEVPDDLAPQVPVIVDALAALGIARLGADGFEADDVIGTLATRWGGEMNVDIVTGDRDLLQLVDDARGVRVLYTGKGGVRDPDLATQDYLRERYAVENGDAYLDMSVLRGDTSDGLPGVKGIGDKTAAQLIAEYGSLAGLREAVDSGAPAIKGARRANLEAASDYLDVAPTVVRVARDAPVPEADLALPTQVADPVLMSKVASEFGVTSSFNRVLSALRID